A region from the Triticum urartu cultivar G1812 chromosome 1, Tu2.1, whole genome shotgun sequence genome encodes:
- the LOC125511943 gene encoding desiccation-related protein PCC13-62-like, translating into MARAHGAFLLQLLAAGLQVVALAATITVTQTDDPRCRPSLPRRGAIAVYPSDMEQLQFLLNPKFVEAEWFLHAALGRGIDYLDRNLSAGGPAPVGARKASLDFRTTEIAAELGYQEVGHIRAITQANGGFPRPPIDLSADRFAAIMDDALGARLDPPFDAYNGTVNFLLASYILPHVTAAAAVGISPNLMGYASKRLHASVLAVEAGQDAVIRMLLYQRADETVAPYKGHTVAEFTRRISDWRNELSGCGAKDEGVKVLDRHQGAERRTISNILGAGVDSLGYQRTPAEALRILYGSRNEQVPGGFLPRGANGTIARGFVQLA; encoded by the coding sequence ATGGCTCGCGCGCACGGCGCATTCCTGCTGCAGCTGCTGGCCGCGGGCCTGCAGGTCGTCGCGCTCGCGGCGACCATCACAGTCACACAGACGGACGACCCGCGGTGCCGGCCGAGCCTGCCGCGGCGGGGCGCCATCGCGGTGTACCCGAGCGACATGGAGCAGCTGCAGTTCCTGCTCAACCCCAAGTTCGTGGAGGCGGAGTGGTTCCTCCACGCCGCGCTGGGCCGCGGCATCGACTACCTCGACCGCAACCTCTCGGCGGGCGGCCCGGCCCCCGTCGGCGCGCGCAAGGCCAGCCTCGACTTCCGCACCACCGAGATCGCCGCGGAGCTCGGGTACCAGGAGGTGGGCCACATCAGGGCCATCACGCAGGCCAACGGCGGGTTCCCGCGCCCGCCCATCGACCTCAGCGCCGACCGCTTCGCCGCCATCATGGACGACGCCCTGGGCGCGCGCCTCGACCCGCCCTTCGACGCCTACAACGGCACCGTCAACTTCCTCCTCGCCTCCTACATCCTGCCccacgtcaccgccgccgccgccgtcggcaTCAGCCCCAACCTCATGGGCTACGCCTCCAAGCGCCTCCACGCCAGCGTCCTGGCGGTGGAGGCCGGGCAGGACGCGGTGATCAGGATGCTGCTGTACCAGCGCGCCGACGAGACGGTGGCGCCCTACAAGGGGCACACGGTGGCCGAGTTCACGCGCCGGATCTCCGACTGGCGCAACGAGCTGTCCGGCTGCGGCGCCAAGGACGAGGGGGTCAAGGTGCTGGACCGGCATCAGGGCGCGGAGCGACGCACCATCAGCAACATCCTCGGCGCCGGCGTGGACTCGCTCGGGTACCAGCGGACCCCGGCGGAGGCGCTGCGCATCCTCTACGGCTCGCGCAACGAGCAGGTCCCCGGCGGGTTCCTGCCCCGGGGCGCCAACGGCACCATCGCCAGAGGATTTGTCCAGCTCGCATAG